The following proteins are co-located in the Ictalurus punctatus breed USDA103 chromosome 14, Coco_2.0, whole genome shotgun sequence genome:
- the fanci gene encoding Fanconi anemia group I protein isoform X3 — protein MKAAIDKILSLSEGDKSIKELQHHLTSLSHDQLTALITNAALKGKDTAALIKAIFRGSPVSSSDGASRRLCVYKHCIPLCESGDLQTECASDIIGLLMLETHGLPGPALAALASLYVDAIKGGEMGSGKSLELFPTILTALAATETLAYAKGELSGEEYKKQLINSLCSSRWDPQCVIHLTTMFRDVPLSPEELQFLIEKILRMFLKLDLQEIPPLIYQLLLLSAKGCKKLLLEGIINYFREQDRCQKEEQSKGESKDVEVQTIPQDQLRHVEGTAILHIVFAIRLDHELGREFLKSLKVSQGQPLCPFSIALLLSVARIQRYEEQVFEFLKGAITKNFKDEQAQQGSKFLQDLLPSCHSISNMIMDTVRNSLFGWDHVTQSLVQLGFILMDLFGPKAGPFGKTTEIPTATAKTPSQLACKLGGQVLLESFKMHEPIRVEILEQVLNRLVTKTASPVTHFIDLLSNIVISAPMILLESSSKVLETFDQLSFLPLTTVQGLLKAVQPLLKVSMSLKDALILVLRKAMFSSQLDGRKSAVAGFLLLLKNFRVLGSLASSQSSQALTSSQVQADVHSRYNTAANEAFCLEILSSLRRCLSQQADVRLMLYEGFHDVLRRNSQLAGSIMQTLLSQLRRYYEPEQDLLPPVKLESCINAQGDQVFLQEPLAHLLSCTIHCLLWYQSVRDPSEGESDDEEEDEEGFQDELHAILESVTRRMIKCELEDFELDKSAEFSMASSVGVKNSVYAVLVMGVYEVLIEYNYITGNYSSKSGFQDVLELFNRYYKLAEILREKSGKGRTPSNKTPRSLLSLGFVSTLLTALFRDSTQSHEESLSVLRSSGEFLRYSVSVALQKVQQLEETGYTDGPDGQNSDKTFRHLCEITSVLMWRYTNIPSSVEDAGKKSHSVSLLCLEGLLRIFSTMLQQYPTKVSNFLCSLDVCRQEEEGAPENANLTEKTAFYIRQFQRALFSQLSGGEEDFSSREAQLLVSILSVLSRLLEPTSQQFLQMFTWTVKICKETSFEDISFSKGLLSLLFSLHVLYKSPVSLLWELCQDIHSQLGDIDKDVEVEKQSHFAIVSMKTAASTTLLVMSQVGRVLDEVDWLITKKKGQLTSDRTTTGGPSQSSAQQDPVEKAVTLQLGTLLTALNELVQTALPPGACTDALLRELSRTYGILTTLIKYYIQLCVAHPGQLPARLEKLVKLSGSHLTPQCYLFITYVQSGEMNGGVNERKKKRKEEEAVVAASAKVLRDTKPIPTLIFNIEQYEKFLIVLSKKSKVNLMQYMKLSTSRDFRINTATLEAALQEQQHESQQTDSQVSVESKAPKKKRRKQ, from the exons CACAAATGCTGCCCTGAAAGGAAAGGATACAGCAGCCTTGATCAAAGCTATATTCAGAG GCTCACCTGTGAGTAGTTCAGATGGGGCCAGtcgcaggttgtgtgtgtataagcaCTGTATTCCTCTCTGTGAATCGGGAGACCTACAGACAGAGTGTGCTTCAGATATTATCGGGTTGCTAATGttagag ACACATGGTCTACCTGGCCCTGCGTTGGCAGCGTTAGCGTCTTTATATGTGGATGCAATAAAAGGGGGTGAAATGGGTAGTGGGAAATCACTGGAGCTCTTCCCTACCATCCTCACTGCCCTGGCAGCTACAGAGACTTTAGCTTATGCCAAAG GAGAGTTAAGTGGAGAGGAATACAAGAAGCAACTGATCAATAGCCTTTGTTCAAGCCG GTGGGACCCGCAGTGTGTGATCCACCTTACCACCATGTTCAG GGATGTGCCCTTATCTCCAGAGGAGCTGCAGTTTCTGATTGAAAAGATTCTGCGGATGTTCCTTAAGTTGGACCTGCAAGAGATTCCTCCTCTAATTTACCAACTGCTGCTTCTGTCTGCCAAG GGCTGTAAAAAGCTCCTGCTGGAAGGAATTATTAACTACTTTCGAGAGCAGGACCGTTGCCAGAAAGAGGAGCAGAGCAAAGGAGA GAGTAAGGATGTTGAGGTGCAAACCATCCCACAGGACCAGCTGAGACATGTGGAAGGAACTGCTATTTTGCACATTGTATTTGCCATTCGCCTTGACCATGAGCTTGGCAGGGAGTTTTTAAAAAGCCTCAAG GTATCTCAGGGTCAGCCACTGTGTCCATTCAGTATCgctctgctgctgtctgtggcTCGCATTCAGCGCTACGAAGAGCAA GTATTTGAGTTCTTGAAAGGTGCAATCACTAAGAATTTCAAGGATGAGCAAGCTCAACAAGGTTCTAAGTTTCTGCAGGATCTGCTACCCTCCTGCCACAGTATCTCAAACATGATTATGGACACGGTCAGAAACAG TCTGTTTGGGTGGGATCATGTCACACAGAGCCTGGTGCAGTTAGGCTTTATCCTTATGGACTTGTTTGGACCAAAGGCAGGACCTTTTGGGAAGACCACTGAAATTCCCACTGCTACAGCTAAAACACCTTCCCAACTAGCATGTAAACTTGGTGGGCAAGTACTTCTAGAGAGCTTCAAG ATGCATGAGCCAATCAGGGTAGAAATCCTGGAGCAAGTCCTGAATCGATTGGTTACTAAGACAGCTTCTCCGGTTACGCATTTTATTG ACCTGCTTTCTAACATTGTGATATCCGCTCCCATGATCCTCCTGGAGTCCTCCTCAAAAGTGTTAGAGACCTTTGACCAGTTATCTTTCCTGCCTCTTACCACAGTGCAGGGTCTACTCAAAGCAGTGCAG ccACTGCTCAAGGTCAGTATGAGCTTAAAGGATGCCCTAATTTTGGTGCTGAGGAAAGCCATGTTCTCCAG TCAGTTGGATGGACGGAAGTCTGCTGTGGCTGGCTTTCTCTTGCTGCTGAAGAACTTCCGGGTCTTGGGGAGTCTGGCCTCCAGTCAGTCCAGCCAGGCACTGACCTCCAGCCAG GTCCAGGCAGATGTCCACTCGCGCTATAACACCGCTGCTAATGAGGCTTTCTGTCTGGAGATCCTGAGCAGCCTTCGCCGCTGTCTCAGCCAGCAGGCAGATGTGCGCCTCATGCTGTATGAG ggtTTCCATGATGTTCTCCGACGCAACTCTCAGTTGGCAGGGTCCATCATGCAGACACTTCTGTCACAG CTGAGGCGGTACTATGAGCCTGAACAGGATCTTTTGCCACCTGTGAAGTTGGAGTCATGCATAAATGCACAGGGAGATCAGGTCTTCCTCCAGGAACCTCTG GCTCATTTGCTCTCCTGTACAATCCACTGCCTGCTGTGGTATCAGAGTGTGCGAGATCCCTCCGAAGGTGAgagtgatgatgaagaggaagatgaagaaggGTTCCAGGATGAACTCCATGCAATTCTGGAGAGTGTAACTAGACGCATGATCAAGTGTGAGCTGGAGGACTTTGAGCTG GATAAGTCTGCAGAGTTCTCCATGGCATCCAGTGTTGGGGTGAAGAACAGTGTCTATGCCGTGCTGGTGATGGGAGTTTATGAGGTTCTCATAGAATACAACTACATCACAGGCAACTACAG CAGCAAAAGCGGTTTTCAGGATGTCCTGGAGCTTTTTAATCGTTACTACAAACTGGCTGAGATCCTGAGGGAGAAGTCAGGAAAGGGCCGGACACCCTCTAATAAAACTCCCCGCAGTCTGCTCTCTCTGGGATTTGTATCCACCCTACTGACTGCTCTCTTCCG AGACAGTACTCAGAGTCACGAGGAGAGCTTGTCAGTGCTGCGCTCCAGTGGAGAGTTTCTTCGCTACAGTGTGAGCGTAGCCCTGCAGAAGGTTCAACAGCTGGAGGAGACAGGCTACACAGATGGACCTGATGGCCAGAACTCTGACAAGACTTTCCGTCATCTCTGTGAAATCACTAG TGTGCTGATGTGGCGATACACCAACATCCCATCATCGGTGGAGGATGCTGGGAAGAAGAGTCACAGTGTGTCTCTGCTGTGTTTGGAGGGGTTACTGCGCATCTTTAGCACCATGTTACAGCAATACCCAACCAAAGTGTCCAACTTCCTGTGTTCTCTTG ATGTTTGcagacaggaggaggagggtgcACCTGAAAATGCCAACTTGACAGAAAAGACTGCCTTCTACATTCGGCAATTTCAg CGTGCCCTGTTCAGCCAgctgagtggaggagaggaggactTCAGCAGCAGAGAAGCCCAGCTGCTAGTCAGCATCCTCAGTGTGCTGTCCCGCCTGCTGGAGCCCACCTCCCAACAG TTTCTCCAGATGTTTACCTGGACAGTAAAAATTTGTAAAGAAACCAGCTTTG aggaCATATCTTTCAGTAAGGGTCTGCTGTCTCTGCTCTTCAGTCTGCATGTCCTCTACAAAAGTCCTGTATCTCTGCTGTGGGAGCTCTGTCAGGACATTCACAGTCAGCTAGGGGACATAGACAAG GATGTGGAGGTGGAGAAGCAGTCTCACTTTGCCATTGTAAGCATGAAGACTGCAGCATCCACCACA CTTTTAGTAATGTCTCAGGTGGGGAGGGTATTGGATGAGGTGGACTGGTTGATTACTAAGAAAAAAGGCCAGCTAACATCTGATAGAACAACCACAG gaggTCCCTCACAGTCGTCAGCCCAGCAGGACCCTGTGGAAAAAGCAGTGACTCTGCAGTTGGGCACACTGCTTACAGCTCTGAATGAGCTTGTGCAAACAGCTCTGCCTCCTGGTGCCTGCACAGACGCCCTGCTGCGAGAGCTCAGCCGAACCTACGGCATTCTCACCACCCTCATCAAATAC TATATCCAGTTGTGTGTAGCTCATCCAGGTCAACTTCCTGCTCGTCTGGAGAAATTG GTGAAGCTGTCAGGCTCTCACCTCACCCCTCAGTGCTATTTGTTCATCACATATGTGCAG AGTGGTGAGATGAATGGAGGAGTAaatgaaaggaagaagaaaagaaaagaagaggaagcaGTTGTGGCTGCCTCT GCTAAGGTTCTTCGTGATACCAAACCAATACCCACTCTGATCTTCAATATTGAACAATATGAGAAGTTTCTAATTGTCCTCTCCAAGAAGTCAAAG GTAAATCTGATGCAGTATATGAAGCTGAGCACTTCTCGAGACTTTCGGATCAATACTGCCACACTGGAGGCTGCACTACAAGAGCAGCAGCATGAGAGCCAGCAG aCTGACTCTCAAGTTTCTGTGGAGAGTAAGGCTCccaagaagaagagaagaaagcaGTGA
- the fanci gene encoding Fanconi anemia group I protein isoform X4: protein MKAAIDKILSLSEGDKSIKELQHHLTSLSHDQLTALITNAALKGKDTAALIKAIFRGSPVSSSDGASRRLCVYKHCIPLCESGDLQTECASDIIGLLMLETHGLPGPALAALASLYVDAIKGGEMGSGKSLELFPTILTALAATETLAYAKGELSGEEYKKQLINSLCSSRWDPQCVIHLTTMFRDVPLSPEELQFLIEKILRMFLKLDLQEIPPLIYQLLLLSAKGCKKLLLEGIINYFREQDRCQKEEQSKGESKDVEVQTIPQDQLRHVEGTAILHIVFAIRLDHELGREFLKSLKVSQGQPLCPFSIALLLSVARIQRYEEQVFEFLKGAITKNFKDEQAQQGSKFLQDLLPSCHSISNMIMDTVRNSLFGWDHVTQSLVQLGFILMDLFGPKAGPFGKTTEIPTATAKTPSQLACKLGGQVLLESFKMHEPIRVEILEQVLNRLVTKTASPVTHFIDLLSNIVISAPMILLESSSKVLETFDQLSFLPLTTVQGLLKAVQPLLKVSMSLKDALILVLRKAMFSSQLDGRKSAVAGFLLLLKNFRVLGSLASSQSSQALTSSQVQADVHSRYNTAANEAFCLEILSSLRRCLSQQADVRLMLYEGFHDVLRRNSQLAGSIMQTLLSQLRRYYEPEQDLLPPVKLESCINAQGDQVFLQEPLAHLLSCTIHCLLWYQSVRDPSEGESDDEEEDEEGFQDELHAILESVTRRMIKCELEDFELDKSAEFSMASSVGVKNSVYAVLVMGVYEVLIEYNYITGNYSKSGFQDVLELFNRYYKLAEILREKSGKGRTPSNKTPRSLLSLGFVSTLLTALFRDSTQSHEESLSVLRSSGEFLRYSVSVALQKVQQLEETGYTDGPDGQNSDKTFRHLCEITSVLMWRYTNIPSSVEDAGKKSHSVSLLCLEGLLRIFSTMLQQYPTKVSNFLCSLDVCRQEEEGAPENANLTEKTAFYIRQFQRALFSQLSGGEEDFSSREAQLLVSILSVLSRLLEPTSQQFLQMFTWTVKICKETSFEDISFSKGLLSLLFSLHVLYKSPVSLLWELCQDIHSQLGDIDKDVEVEKQSHFAIVSMKTAASTTLLVMSQVGRVLDEVDWLITKKKGQLTSDRTTTGGPSQSSAQQDPVEKAVTLQLGTLLTALNELVQTALPPGACTDALLRELSRTYGILTTLIKYYIQLCVAHPGQLPARLEKLVKLSGSHLTPQCYLFITYVQSGEMNGGVNERKKKRKEEEAVVAASAKVLRDTKPIPTLIFNIEQYEKFLIVLSKKSKVNLMQYMKLSTSRDFRINTATLEAALQEQQHESQQTDSQVSVESKAPKKKRRKQ from the exons CACAAATGCTGCCCTGAAAGGAAAGGATACAGCAGCCTTGATCAAAGCTATATTCAGAG GCTCACCTGTGAGTAGTTCAGATGGGGCCAGtcgcaggttgtgtgtgtataagcaCTGTATTCCTCTCTGTGAATCGGGAGACCTACAGACAGAGTGTGCTTCAGATATTATCGGGTTGCTAATGttagag ACACATGGTCTACCTGGCCCTGCGTTGGCAGCGTTAGCGTCTTTATATGTGGATGCAATAAAAGGGGGTGAAATGGGTAGTGGGAAATCACTGGAGCTCTTCCCTACCATCCTCACTGCCCTGGCAGCTACAGAGACTTTAGCTTATGCCAAAG GAGAGTTAAGTGGAGAGGAATACAAGAAGCAACTGATCAATAGCCTTTGTTCAAGCCG GTGGGACCCGCAGTGTGTGATCCACCTTACCACCATGTTCAG GGATGTGCCCTTATCTCCAGAGGAGCTGCAGTTTCTGATTGAAAAGATTCTGCGGATGTTCCTTAAGTTGGACCTGCAAGAGATTCCTCCTCTAATTTACCAACTGCTGCTTCTGTCTGCCAAG GGCTGTAAAAAGCTCCTGCTGGAAGGAATTATTAACTACTTTCGAGAGCAGGACCGTTGCCAGAAAGAGGAGCAGAGCAAAGGAGA GAGTAAGGATGTTGAGGTGCAAACCATCCCACAGGACCAGCTGAGACATGTGGAAGGAACTGCTATTTTGCACATTGTATTTGCCATTCGCCTTGACCATGAGCTTGGCAGGGAGTTTTTAAAAAGCCTCAAG GTATCTCAGGGTCAGCCACTGTGTCCATTCAGTATCgctctgctgctgtctgtggcTCGCATTCAGCGCTACGAAGAGCAA GTATTTGAGTTCTTGAAAGGTGCAATCACTAAGAATTTCAAGGATGAGCAAGCTCAACAAGGTTCTAAGTTTCTGCAGGATCTGCTACCCTCCTGCCACAGTATCTCAAACATGATTATGGACACGGTCAGAAACAG TCTGTTTGGGTGGGATCATGTCACACAGAGCCTGGTGCAGTTAGGCTTTATCCTTATGGACTTGTTTGGACCAAAGGCAGGACCTTTTGGGAAGACCACTGAAATTCCCACTGCTACAGCTAAAACACCTTCCCAACTAGCATGTAAACTTGGTGGGCAAGTACTTCTAGAGAGCTTCAAG ATGCATGAGCCAATCAGGGTAGAAATCCTGGAGCAAGTCCTGAATCGATTGGTTACTAAGACAGCTTCTCCGGTTACGCATTTTATTG ACCTGCTTTCTAACATTGTGATATCCGCTCCCATGATCCTCCTGGAGTCCTCCTCAAAAGTGTTAGAGACCTTTGACCAGTTATCTTTCCTGCCTCTTACCACAGTGCAGGGTCTACTCAAAGCAGTGCAG ccACTGCTCAAGGTCAGTATGAGCTTAAAGGATGCCCTAATTTTGGTGCTGAGGAAAGCCATGTTCTCCAG TCAGTTGGATGGACGGAAGTCTGCTGTGGCTGGCTTTCTCTTGCTGCTGAAGAACTTCCGGGTCTTGGGGAGTCTGGCCTCCAGTCAGTCCAGCCAGGCACTGACCTCCAGCCAG GTCCAGGCAGATGTCCACTCGCGCTATAACACCGCTGCTAATGAGGCTTTCTGTCTGGAGATCCTGAGCAGCCTTCGCCGCTGTCTCAGCCAGCAGGCAGATGTGCGCCTCATGCTGTATGAG ggtTTCCATGATGTTCTCCGACGCAACTCTCAGTTGGCAGGGTCCATCATGCAGACACTTCTGTCACAG CTGAGGCGGTACTATGAGCCTGAACAGGATCTTTTGCCACCTGTGAAGTTGGAGTCATGCATAAATGCACAGGGAGATCAGGTCTTCCTCCAGGAACCTCTG GCTCATTTGCTCTCCTGTACAATCCACTGCCTGCTGTGGTATCAGAGTGTGCGAGATCCCTCCGAAGGTGAgagtgatgatgaagaggaagatgaagaaggGTTCCAGGATGAACTCCATGCAATTCTGGAGAGTGTAACTAGACGCATGATCAAGTGTGAGCTGGAGGACTTTGAGCTG GATAAGTCTGCAGAGTTCTCCATGGCATCCAGTGTTGGGGTGAAGAACAGTGTCTATGCCGTGCTGGTGATGGGAGTTTATGAGGTTCTCATAGAATACAACTACATCACAGGCAACTACAG CAAAAGCGGTTTTCAGGATGTCCTGGAGCTTTTTAATCGTTACTACAAACTGGCTGAGATCCTGAGGGAGAAGTCAGGAAAGGGCCGGACACCCTCTAATAAAACTCCCCGCAGTCTGCTCTCTCTGGGATTTGTATCCACCCTACTGACTGCTCTCTTCCG AGACAGTACTCAGAGTCACGAGGAGAGCTTGTCAGTGCTGCGCTCCAGTGGAGAGTTTCTTCGCTACAGTGTGAGCGTAGCCCTGCAGAAGGTTCAACAGCTGGAGGAGACAGGCTACACAGATGGACCTGATGGCCAGAACTCTGACAAGACTTTCCGTCATCTCTGTGAAATCACTAG TGTGCTGATGTGGCGATACACCAACATCCCATCATCGGTGGAGGATGCTGGGAAGAAGAGTCACAGTGTGTCTCTGCTGTGTTTGGAGGGGTTACTGCGCATCTTTAGCACCATGTTACAGCAATACCCAACCAAAGTGTCCAACTTCCTGTGTTCTCTTG ATGTTTGcagacaggaggaggagggtgcACCTGAAAATGCCAACTTGACAGAAAAGACTGCCTTCTACATTCGGCAATTTCAg CGTGCCCTGTTCAGCCAgctgagtggaggagaggaggactTCAGCAGCAGAGAAGCCCAGCTGCTAGTCAGCATCCTCAGTGTGCTGTCCCGCCTGCTGGAGCCCACCTCCCAACAG TTTCTCCAGATGTTTACCTGGACAGTAAAAATTTGTAAAGAAACCAGCTTTG aggaCATATCTTTCAGTAAGGGTCTGCTGTCTCTGCTCTTCAGTCTGCATGTCCTCTACAAAAGTCCTGTATCTCTGCTGTGGGAGCTCTGTCAGGACATTCACAGTCAGCTAGGGGACATAGACAAG GATGTGGAGGTGGAGAAGCAGTCTCACTTTGCCATTGTAAGCATGAAGACTGCAGCATCCACCACA CTTTTAGTAATGTCTCAGGTGGGGAGGGTATTGGATGAGGTGGACTGGTTGATTACTAAGAAAAAAGGCCAGCTAACATCTGATAGAACAACCACAG gaggTCCCTCACAGTCGTCAGCCCAGCAGGACCCTGTGGAAAAAGCAGTGACTCTGCAGTTGGGCACACTGCTTACAGCTCTGAATGAGCTTGTGCAAACAGCTCTGCCTCCTGGTGCCTGCACAGACGCCCTGCTGCGAGAGCTCAGCCGAACCTACGGCATTCTCACCACCCTCATCAAATAC TATATCCAGTTGTGTGTAGCTCATCCAGGTCAACTTCCTGCTCGTCTGGAGAAATTG GTGAAGCTGTCAGGCTCTCACCTCACCCCTCAGTGCTATTTGTTCATCACATATGTGCAG AGTGGTGAGATGAATGGAGGAGTAaatgaaaggaagaagaaaagaaaagaagaggaagcaGTTGTGGCTGCCTCT GCTAAGGTTCTTCGTGATACCAAACCAATACCCACTCTGATCTTCAATATTGAACAATATGAGAAGTTTCTAATTGTCCTCTCCAAGAAGTCAAAG GTAAATCTGATGCAGTATATGAAGCTGAGCACTTCTCGAGACTTTCGGATCAATACTGCCACACTGGAGGCTGCACTACAAGAGCAGCAGCATGAGAGCCAGCAG aCTGACTCTCAAGTTTCTGTGGAGAGTAAGGCTCccaagaagaagagaagaaagcaGTGA